One genomic segment of Gammaproteobacteria bacterium includes these proteins:
- a CDS encoding class I SAM-dependent methyltransferase, with amino-acid sequence MKHGDFTGLAQDYSRYRPDYSRAILRGILGIVGKSVDNMDVVDVGAGTGIWTRMLAGAGVHSVTAVEPNDDMRSQGTMHPDNHGIVWKKGSGEETGLASACADLVSMASSFHWVDFDRGIAEFDRVLRPGGCFVALWNPRFIEVNPLLVEIEAHLATLKGSEIKRVSSGRSEFTNTLTERLEVCGRFTDVIYLESKHVIPIVPERYVGAWRSVNDLRVQLGPDGFMAFLAYVEDRIKGLEIIEATYLTRAWVAMKPV; translated from the coding sequence ATGAAGCACGGTGATTTCACTGGATTAGCGCAGGACTATTCACGTTATCGTCCTGATTATTCGCGGGCGATCCTTCGAGGCATTCTGGGTATTGTCGGAAAATCGGTTGATAACATGGACGTGGTGGATGTGGGAGCGGGTACAGGTATCTGGACACGGATGCTGGCCGGCGCCGGTGTGCATTCGGTTACGGCAGTAGAGCCTAACGACGATATGCGAAGTCAGGGCACGATGCACCCCGATAATCACGGTATTGTTTGGAAGAAAGGCTCCGGTGAGGAAACGGGACTGGCCAGCGCATGTGCGGACCTTGTATCGATGGCTTCCTCGTTCCATTGGGTCGATTTTGATCGGGGTATTGCCGAATTTGATCGGGTGCTGCGCCCGGGGGGATGCTTTGTGGCACTGTGGAATCCCCGATTCATCGAAGTGAATCCCTTGCTGGTCGAAATCGAGGCTCACCTAGCGACACTCAAGGGCAGTGAGATCAAGCGAGTATCATCTGGCAGGTCTGAGTTCACGAATACGCTTACCGAGCGACTCGAAGTCTGCGGCAGATTTACTGATGTGATTTACCTGGAATCAAAGCATGTAATTCCTATTGTCCCAGAACGCTATGTCGGTGCCTGGCGGTCGGTGAACGATCTCAGGGTTCAGCTCGGCCCCGATGGCTTTATGGCATTCTTGGCCTACGTTGAAGATCGCATCAAGGGGCTAGAGATTATCGAGGCCACTTATCTGACGCGTGCTTGGGTAGCAATGAAGCCGGTATAG
- a CDS encoding phosphocholine cytidylyltransferase family protein has product MKAIILAAGRGSRMKYLTDERPKCLVELRGRPLLDWQLDSLRAAGVEETGIVTGYKREMLADRGMIEFYNPRWAVTNMVSSLACAKEWLKSDSCIVSYSDIFYQPEAVKALISCNASLAVTYDPNWLVLWKRRFGDPLEDAETFRLNPDGTLAEIGNPPQSIGEIQGQYMGLLRFTPEGWDEVTRIRSELSATECDRMHMTGTLQKVIEGARVAVSAVPYEGEWGEVDSAEDLAAYHSDP; this is encoded by the coding sequence ATGAAAGCTATTATTCTTGCCGCGGGACGCGGTAGTCGCATGAAATACTTGACCGACGAACGGCCAAAGTGTCTGGTCGAACTTCGAGGTAGACCACTGCTGGATTGGCAGCTTGATTCATTGCGCGCTGCGGGGGTTGAAGAAACTGGAATCGTGACCGGCTACAAGAGAGAAATGTTGGCTGACCGGGGGATGATTGAATTTTACAATCCACGTTGGGCCGTGACCAATATGGTGTCTTCGCTGGCCTGCGCGAAAGAGTGGCTGAAATCAGATTCGTGTATTGTTAGTTACTCGGACATTTTCTATCAACCGGAAGCGGTGAAAGCTTTGATTTCTTGTAATGCATCTTTGGCAGTGACTTATGATCCGAACTGGCTGGTGCTTTGGAAAAGGCGCTTCGGGGATCCTCTGGAGGATGCCGAGACATTCCGCTTGAACCCAGATGGCACATTGGCTGAGATTGGCAACCCGCCACAATCAATCGGCGAGATACAGGGGCAGTATATGGGTTTGCTGCGTTTTACCCCAGAGGGTTGGGATGAGGTGACACGAATTCGTTCCGAGCTGTCTGCGACGGAATGCGACCGAATGCATATGACTGGCACGCTGCAAAAAGTGATTGAAGGCGCCAGGGTGGCAGTATCCGCTGTGCCCTATGAAGGTGAGTGGGGTGAAGTGGATTCGGCCGAGGACTTGGCAGCGTACCATTCTGATCCATGA
- a CDS encoding glycosyltransferase family 4 protein, translated as MNKKTPLLVITELFLPTKGGTAVWFAEVYRRLGGKEIHIVTADVPGAAEVDAVHPNTIHRLNLNRVPWLKPESLVMYWRLFARALRLTLQNRFKGVHAGRVLPEGFVAWLVARIARIPVVIYAHGEEITRWRQPRKFRAMCFTYRHADHVVANSDFTRNELVKLGVDPARIVLISPGADTDRFRPRLPCDDLRASLNLKEGQKLILSVGRLNRRKGFDQVIKALPKLLARGVDIHYAIVGIGEDHAYLQKLAAENGVAERVHLLGHVPMEDLPRWYNAADIFAMPNREIDGDIEGFGMVFLEAAACRKPVLAGISGGTGAAVEHGVTGLRIEGNSTDDVAEGLAKILGDDEYAMKLGQNGYERAHQQFSWEAIATKTKALIGNI; from the coding sequence ATGAATAAGAAAACGCCTTTATTGGTCATTACCGAGTTATTTCTGCCGACCAAGGGAGGGACGGCGGTCTGGTTCGCCGAGGTATATCGCAGGCTGGGAGGTAAAGAAATTCACATCGTGACTGCCGATGTGCCAGGGGCGGCGGAGGTTGATGCTGTACACCCGAATACCATTCATCGATTGAACCTAAATCGCGTTCCCTGGCTTAAACCGGAATCGTTGGTGATGTACTGGCGGCTTTTTGCCCGAGCGCTGCGGTTGACGCTACAAAACCGCTTCAAGGGTGTACACGCGGGGCGAGTGTTGCCTGAAGGATTTGTCGCCTGGTTAGTCGCACGCATTGCGCGCATCCCCGTGGTGATTTATGCCCATGGCGAGGAAATCACCCGTTGGCGGCAGCCTCGTAAGTTCAGGGCGATGTGTTTTACCTATCGTCACGCCGACCATGTGGTTGCGAATAGTGATTTTACCCGTAACGAGTTGGTGAAGCTGGGCGTAGACCCCGCACGCATCGTGCTCATTTCACCCGGTGCAGACACGGATCGTTTTCGCCCTCGTCTGCCGTGCGACGATCTTCGCGCGAGTTTAAATCTAAAAGAGGGTCAGAAATTGATCCTGTCCGTGGGGCGTCTGAATCGTCGCAAGGGTTTTGATCAAGTGATCAAAGCGTTGCCTAAGCTTCTGGCTCGCGGTGTAGATATTCATTACGCGATTGTCGGTATTGGTGAAGATCATGCCTATTTGCAGAAGCTTGCTGCGGAGAACGGTGTGGCGGAGCGGGTACATTTACTGGGGCATGTTCCCATGGAAGACCTTCCTCGCTGGTATAATGCTGCTGATATTTTCGCGATGCCGAATCGTGAAATCGACGGTGATATCGAGGGATTCGGTATGGTATTTTTGGAGGCAGCAGCGTGTAGAAAGCCGGTCCTGGCCGGGATTTCCGGTGGTACTGGCGCAGCGGTTGAACACGGTGTAACAGGATTAAGGATAGAAGGAAATTCGACGGATGATGTGGCCGAAGGCCTGGCCAAAATACTTGGCGATGATGAGTATGCAATGAAGTTGGGGCAGAATGGGTATGAGCGCGCGCACCAACAATTTTCCTGGGAAGCTATCGCCACAAAGACCAAGGCTTTGATTGGAAATATATAG
- a CDS encoding gamma-glutamyl-gamma-aminobutyrate hydrolase family protein (Members of this family of hydrolases with an active site Cys residue belong to MEROPS family C26.) has translation MKVVAVSQRVEVSPGRGERCDVLDQRLCTWLSIAGYLPVPVPNILSISLITDRDNHWARLQSWLKTVRPQAVVLSGGNDLGECPDRDSTEECLLAWARDGLNPVLGICRGMQMMAVWSGVQLKPIDRHVNTRHRLIGKITGEVNSFHKFGLTGCPKDFEVLATTEDGDLEAIRHSVLPWEGWMWHPEREANLERRDLERLKALLGE, from the coding sequence GTGAAAGTAGTGGCCGTCAGCCAGCGCGTCGAAGTGTCGCCTGGGCGGGGTGAGCGGTGTGATGTCCTGGACCAGCGGCTGTGTACTTGGCTTTCTATTGCCGGTTATCTGCCCGTGCCGGTACCGAATATCTTGAGTATCTCTTTGATAACGGATCGCGATAATCATTGGGCACGACTTCAATCATGGTTGAAAACTGTGCGCCCACAGGCCGTGGTTTTATCTGGAGGAAATGATCTTGGTGAATGCCCGGATCGGGATTCGACCGAGGAATGTTTGCTTGCGTGGGCCAGAGACGGGCTAAATCCTGTCTTGGGTATTTGCAGGGGAATGCAGATGATGGCAGTCTGGTCCGGTGTACAGTTGAAGCCCATAGATCGTCATGTCAACACCCGCCATAGGCTGATTGGAAAGATTACCGGTGAAGTTAATAGCTTTCACAAGTTTGGGCTTACTGGCTGTCCAAAGGATTTCGAGGTTTTGGCGACCACGGAAGACGGTGACTTGGAAGCGATTCGTCATTCTGTTTTGCCGTGGGAAGGATGGATGTGGCATCCCGAACGCGAGGCCAATTTGGAACGCCGAGACTTGGAAAGACTAAAAGCGCTCCTGGGTGAATAA
- a CDS encoding sulfotransferase — translation MNLSESLIKVNKTLRYHQQRLMRELRAGMWQLYPARADRPIFVVGCSRAGTTLVYKTFSASRELGTLNRETHDFWIGMHPLAQRGWLTHALGVSDAAPKDRDQATRYFYAWTGKRRWVDKNNQNGLCVPYLHALFPDAYFVYVKRGPGDNINSLIEGWGKEGKFSTWSAALPVKVAIENGQYTRWCFFLSEGWQQYVQASIEEVAAFQYRAVNHAILAAKAEVPPNQWVEIFYEDLVRDPVAGFRNIFESCGLSFDAEIETHCRNVLDTPYDAFGEIKLDKWREGRNSDRIKHVLPLVANTATAMGYPVV, via the coding sequence ATGAATTTGAGTGAGTCATTAATAAAGGTTAACAAGACCTTACGTTATCATCAGCAGCGGCTAATGCGCGAACTTCGTGCTGGTATGTGGCAGCTGTATCCCGCACGCGCGGATCGACCAATATTCGTTGTGGGATGTAGCCGAGCAGGGACCACCCTGGTCTACAAAACATTTTCCGCATCTCGGGAATTAGGTACGCTCAACCGAGAGACCCATGATTTCTGGATAGGCATGCATCCTCTAGCGCAAAGGGGGTGGCTGACGCACGCATTGGGTGTCAGCGATGCGGCTCCGAAGGATCGGGACCAGGCGACTCGTTATTTTTATGCTTGGACCGGTAAGCGGCGCTGGGTCGACAAGAACAATCAAAATGGATTGTGTGTACCCTATCTCCATGCCTTGTTTCCGGATGCCTATTTTGTGTATGTGAAGCGCGGTCCGGGTGACAATATCAATTCCCTGATCGAGGGTTGGGGAAAGGAAGGCAAGTTTTCGACATGGTCGGCTGCTCTGCCAGTGAAAGTGGCTATCGAGAACGGACAATATACTCGCTGGTGTTTTTTCCTGTCTGAGGGATGGCAACAGTACGTACAGGCGTCCATAGAGGAAGTGGCGGCTTTTCAGTATCGTGCAGTGAATCACGCCATTCTGGCAGCGAAAGCAGAAGTGCCGCCGAATCAGTGGGTGGAAATCTTCTATGAGGATTTGGTGCGTGACCCGGTTGCGGGGTTTCGTAATATTTTTGAGTCTTGTGGTTTGTCATTTGATGCTGAGATAGAAACTCATTGCCGTAATGTGCTTGATACCCCCTATGACGCTTTTGGTGAGATAAAACTCGATAAATGGCGGGAGGGGAGAAACAGTGATCGAATAAAACATGTACTGCCTCTCGTGGCCAATACGGCGACGGCAATGGGATATCCAGTGGTGTAA
- a CDS encoding adenylyl-sulfate kinase: MVVKKTFVYWITGLSGAGKSTLCRKLVAHLREQDRPVVMLDGDELREALGAGAAYTRNELLALAKRYAHLCHLIAVQGFDVAIATISLFREVHEWNRVNLPGYVEIFLDVSMDELSRRDPKKIYERAAKGELQSVAGVDFVVEYPEAPDVLLAWHENLTEESAFNELLNKLAALGVA, from the coding sequence GTGGTGGTAAAGAAAACCTTTGTGTACTGGATTACAGGCCTCTCTGGCGCGGGCAAATCCACACTTTGCCGTAAACTGGTTGCGCATTTGCGCGAACAAGACCGCCCGGTGGTAATGCTGGATGGCGATGAATTACGTGAGGCACTGGGCGCCGGGGCGGCTTATACCCGGAACGAGCTGCTGGCGCTGGCCAAGCGCTATGCCCATCTTTGTCACTTGATTGCGGTACAGGGCTTTGATGTAGCGATTGCCACGATTTCCCTGTTTAGGGAAGTGCACGAATGGAACCGGGTCAATCTTCCAGGGTATGTGGAGATTTTTCTGGATGTGTCCATGGATGAGTTATCTCGGCGCGATCCAAAAAAGATCTATGAGCGGGCCGCAAAAGGCGAGTTACAAAGCGTGGCTGGAGTAGATTTTGTGGTGGAATATCCCGAGGCACCGGATGTGCTGTTGGCCTGGCACGAAAATCTCACAGAAGAAAGTGCTTTCAATGAGTTGTTGAATAAATTAGCAGCGCTCGGCGTTGCATAA
- a CDS encoding tetratricopeptide repeat protein produces the protein MSHRIFALSVLLLVHMSAFGAQAFTVTREELAMMPPYCTAFYGKEVGLPESVTAPLNSTIPAGCPSLHHYCDGLKAMIRVDRNRTESGFWLEASVRAFQSVLQGDWWASCPLRPEAYVNIGKAQLLQSRRTGGSSGEAVTNLMKALELKPDYVPAYYALGDFYSDMGDQKKALSVVEDGLRYSPKSKGLLRRFKALGGTVPPTPNVVTGASGSPDVIEDTPTEQQPSAAEDAVPPPAVSAVSEMPDSSSESPTSPKIGSPSNPWCRFCPAE, from the coding sequence ATGTCACACCGCATTTTTGCATTATCTGTTTTGTTATTGGTTCATATGTCCGCTTTTGGTGCGCAGGCGTTTACTGTCACTCGGGAAGAGTTGGCGATGATGCCGCCGTATTGCACTGCATTTTATGGGAAAGAGGTAGGCCTTCCTGAATCGGTGACCGCACCTTTGAACAGTACTATTCCCGCTGGATGCCCTTCTCTTCACCACTACTGCGATGGCCTCAAGGCCATGATTCGTGTTGATAGAAATAGGACCGAAAGTGGATTTTGGCTGGAGGCATCTGTGCGAGCATTTCAATCAGTGCTCCAGGGAGACTGGTGGGCGAGCTGCCCGTTAAGACCCGAGGCATATGTGAACATAGGGAAGGCTCAGTTGCTTCAAAGTAGGCGGACGGGGGGATCATCTGGTGAAGCGGTTACGAATTTGATGAAAGCCCTCGAGCTGAAACCCGATTATGTTCCCGCCTATTATGCGCTTGGCGACTTTTATTCAGATATGGGAGACCAAAAGAAGGCGCTCAGTGTGGTGGAGGATGGCCTCAGGTATTCGCCCAAGTCGAAGGGGCTTCTCCGTCGTTTCAAAGCGCTGGGGGGCACGGTCCCGCCAACTCCAAATGTTGTTACCGGGGCGTCGGGCTCACCAGACGTGATCGAGGATACTCCAACGGAGCAACAACCTTCAGCGGCGGAAGACGCCGTTCCTCCGCCGGCTGTAAGTGCGGTTTCCGAGATGCCGGATAGTTCCTCAGAATCACCGACCTCTCCCAAGATTGGCAGCCCATCCAACCCATGGTGCCGGTTCTGTCCAGCGGAGTAA
- a CDS encoding glycosyltransferase, protein MAPKFSVIIPVYNGESTIKRAVESVLAQTWPAHEIIVVDDGSTDSTPSIVTAFGRGIRYFRQDNAGVSAARNCGSQQATGDWLAFLDSDDWYYPDRLRLHAEWIMSDPDLDFLTGDYDYVRPDGSRISGSMEKHASGRAMLIKAAGSDNVVMVEEELGIFIEEHFGDTHTLSVPRQRFLSLGGYPTGYRVCEDVFFLTKVCAVSKRVGVICRPLAAYLIHGSSATRRDPVQAQLDNVRTLVALITAAADYPPAIRHGVYARLRNARQDLGAALSRAGHRWSAIKAVMPTLWENSVMAGLRDVISMVRG, encoded by the coding sequence ATGGCGCCTAAGTTCTCGGTGATAATTCCGGTTTATAACGGCGAGAGCACAATTAAGCGGGCTGTCGAGTCTGTTCTCGCGCAAACCTGGCCTGCCCATGAGATCATCGTCGTGGATGATGGTTCTACCGATTCAACCCCCAGTATCGTCACTGCCTTCGGAAGAGGCATACGTTATTTCCGTCAGGATAACGCGGGGGTGTCGGCGGCCAGGAATTGCGGTTCACAGCAAGCGACCGGAGATTGGCTGGCATTTTTAGATTCAGATGATTGGTATTATCCTGATCGACTGCGGTTGCACGCGGAGTGGATTATGAGTGATCCTGATCTGGATTTTCTCACTGGGGACTATGATTATGTCCGGCCGGACGGTAGTCGGATTTCAGGTTCGATGGAAAAGCATGCGTCGGGCCGAGCAATGCTTATAAAGGCCGCCGGAAGTGACAACGTGGTGATGGTTGAGGAAGAGCTTGGCATCTTTATTGAAGAACACTTTGGTGATACTCATACGTTATCAGTGCCACGACAGCGATTCTTATCTCTTGGAGGTTATCCAACCGGCTATCGCGTGTGTGAGGATGTGTTTTTCTTGACCAAGGTGTGTGCAGTGAGCAAACGAGTTGGTGTGATTTGCCGGCCATTGGCCGCCTATCTTATTCATGGCAGTAGCGCGACACGCCGCGATCCGGTGCAAGCCCAACTCGATAATGTGCGTACCTTGGTAGCGCTTATCACGGCCGCAGCGGATTATCCCCCGGCAATTCGTCACGGTGTCTATGCGCGACTCAGGAATGCCCGCCAAGATTTGGGGGCAGCGCTTTCGCGGGCAGGGCACCGTTGGTCAGCGATAAAAGCAGTCATGCCGACATTGTGGGAGAATTCAGTGATGGCTGGTTTACGTGACGTTATTTCGATGGTCAGAGGATGA
- a CDS encoding phosphoenolpyruvate synthase produces the protein MDTLPQFSTKARTLASLLDRLTCAEVLPVVFFNVADWQAESDRMLVRVQESLGAGPWVVRSSALNEDAATASMAGHYTSVLDVRCLEELREVVERVIASYGLSPGPGDEVLVQPMLSSVRLSGVVFSCDPATGSPYRVVNYSLGTDSTAVTGGAAQTKTFVAATGVKNLPPDMSRVVALIEELEALFPAKPLDVEFAIAAPGDRLYLLQVRPLVMQRAVASSESHNALLSRVADKVRAAQRPHPFLQGCSTVFGVMPDWNPAEIIGIRPRPLALSLYRELVTDAIWAYQRDNYGYRNLRSFPLLVHFAGQPYIDVRLSFNSFIPKDVEGSLADRLVDYYIGRLTAAPNLHDKVEFEIVFSCYTLDLPERLNVLAEAGFSAEDRNQLAESLRTLTNRVIDQQNGLWRSDEAKLAVLSQRREGILASDLDPIGRIYWLLEDCKRYGTLPFAGLARAGFIAVQMLKSLVAVGVLSVDDYDRFMGGLSTVSSQLARDLRSLERKTFLARYGHLRPGTYDILSPRYDETPDDYLGQSCSLEEADSKRTQFTLSLDQMRAIARLLEEHGLSSDVVSLFDFLQAGIELREYAKFVFTHNLSDALSLFQEWGGGYGFSKEDLSYASINCIRELHAGADDPRTMLERVIEEGKIRYKETCSLWLPPLITHPDDVWAFHVPECEPNFVTQSSVTGPVVRPTERNRLKGGIVFIPSADPGYDWLFSHPIAGLVTAYGGVNSHMAIRANELGLPAVIGAGESLFAQWCQSQLLHIDCAVRRVEVLA, from the coding sequence ATGGATACACTGCCGCAATTTTCCACTAAGGCGCGAACGCTGGCATCGCTCTTAGATAGGCTGACCTGTGCTGAAGTTTTGCCAGTGGTTTTTTTTAACGTCGCTGATTGGCAGGCCGAAAGTGATCGAATGTTGGTTCGGGTGCAAGAAAGCCTCGGGGCCGGGCCATGGGTTGTGCGTTCCAGCGCTCTTAATGAGGATGCAGCCACGGCGTCGATGGCGGGACACTACACGTCGGTATTGGATGTGCGATGCCTAGAGGAATTGCGGGAGGTAGTGGAGAGAGTAATCGCTTCCTATGGTCTGAGCCCGGGACCGGGGGATGAAGTGTTAGTTCAACCGATGCTCTCCAGCGTGCGGCTATCTGGGGTAGTGTTTTCTTGTGATCCGGCTACCGGTTCACCTTATCGAGTCGTTAATTATTCACTGGGGACAGATTCCACTGCAGTAACCGGCGGTGCAGCTCAAACTAAAACCTTTGTGGCCGCGACTGGGGTAAAAAATTTGCCTCCGGATATGAGTCGGGTGGTCGCGCTGATTGAAGAACTGGAAGCCCTATTTCCCGCCAAGCCTTTGGATGTTGAATTTGCTATTGCGGCACCTGGTGACAGATTGTATCTGCTGCAAGTGCGACCGTTGGTGATGCAACGGGCAGTCGCATCATCCGAGTCGCACAATGCTTTGCTCTCGCGGGTCGCCGACAAGGTGCGTGCCGCCCAGCGACCCCATCCTTTCTTGCAGGGGTGTTCTACAGTCTTTGGTGTGATGCCGGACTGGAATCCTGCGGAAATCATCGGTATTCGGCCCCGCCCGCTTGCGTTGTCGCTGTACCGTGAATTGGTCACAGATGCTATCTGGGCTTATCAGCGTGACAACTACGGTTACCGTAACCTGCGAAGTTTTCCACTGTTGGTGCATTTTGCCGGGCAACCCTACATCGATGTCCGACTTAGCTTCAATTCCTTCATTCCGAAGGATGTGGAAGGCAGTTTGGCCGACCGTCTAGTGGATTACTATATTGGTCGGCTGACTGCGGCTCCCAATCTGCACGATAAGGTGGAGTTTGAGATTGTTTTTTCGTGTTACACCTTGGATTTGCCCGAGCGCCTTAATGTGCTCGCGGAAGCTGGATTTAGTGCGGAAGACCGAAACCAACTGGCCGAAAGCCTGCGTACCTTGACCAATAGGGTTATCGATCAGCAGAATGGTTTGTGGCGATCCGACGAGGCGAAGCTCGCAGTGCTCTCCCAGCGTCGTGAAGGAATTTTGGCATCGGACCTGGATCCGATTGGGCGCATTTACTGGTTGCTGGAAGATTGCAAGCGCTACGGCACACTGCCTTTTGCCGGATTGGCACGGGCCGGTTTCATCGCCGTACAGATGCTCAAATCACTGGTGGCCGTTGGGGTGCTTTCAGTGGATGATTACGATCGTTTTATGGGCGGACTCAGCACCGTTAGCAGCCAGTTGGCGCGTGATCTCCGTAGTCTTGAGCGGAAAACATTCCTTGCCCGGTACGGACATTTGCGCCCCGGCACCTACGATATCCTCTCGCCACGATATGATGAGACGCCCGACGATTACCTGGGACAATCGTGTAGTTTGGAAGAGGCAGATAGCAAGCGCACGCAATTTACCTTAAGTTTAGATCAAATGCGTGCCATCGCGCGATTGTTGGAAGAGCATGGCTTGTCATCGGATGTGGTTAGCTTGTTTGACTTCTTGCAGGCGGGAATAGAGCTGCGCGAGTACGCCAAGTTCGTCTTTACGCATAACCTTTCCGATGCGCTGTCGTTGTTCCAGGAATGGGGCGGAGGCTACGGTTTTTCAAAGGAAGACCTGTCATATGCCAGTATCAATTGTATTCGGGAGCTGCACGCGGGTGCCGATGATCCCAGAACGATGCTGGAGAGAGTCATTGAAGAAGGTAAGATCCGCTATAAGGAGACCTGCTCGCTTTGGTTGCCACCGCTCATCACCCATCCCGACGATGTGTGGGCTTTTCATGTGCCAGAATGCGAGCCCAACTTCGTGACACAGTCCAGCGTGACCGGCCCCGTGGTTCGTCCGACGGAACGGAATCGGCTCAAGGGCGGTATCGTTTTTATCCCAAGCGCCGACCCTGGTTACGACTGGTTATTTTCTCACCCAATCGCAGGATTAGTCACAGCCTATGGTGGCGTAAACAGTCACATGGCAATTCGTGCCAATGAATTAGGGTTGCCGGCAGTGATTGGTGCGGGAGAATCATTGTTTGCGCAATGGTGCCAGTCGCAACTTCTTCACATCGACTGCGCCGTACGCCGGGTAGAGGTATTGGCGTGA
- a CDS encoding glycosyltransferase family 4 protein, translated as MHIFMPNILFINNSPQPGRKDLAKLGGGGKSLLGLLAHLPEQGWHTHVVVPGEGQFTDELAKMGIAHTIYPFRPVEWRRPLDTLRTTLAWRELFQRVNPTLIHANGFDLSRSFALGAASLRIPYITHVRFPVHARGIRWVLRGLPRPSAFIFNSQAMMDVMWPHISAISPKSRPYVVHNAVDLDSFTPAPWPDAPPYRVGITANFAPFKRHEDFLRMAAEMVKTRQDLEFWIVGDDTEGSGRRLALEKLTAELGVTSYVHFLGHRSDIPNIMRQLHLLVVPSQFEPFGRVVIEAMACGRPVVASRDGGIPEIIDDGETGRLIEVGNYKGFAQAALDLLARRDLWEGMGRRAVEVVQSRFSIAAHVARTVEIYRELKKA; from the coding sequence GTGCATATTTTTATGCCAAATATATTATTCATCAACAACAGCCCCCAACCCGGCCGCAAAGATCTTGCAAAATTAGGGGGTGGCGGAAAAAGCCTCCTCGGTCTGTTGGCTCACCTGCCGGAACAAGGCTGGCATACTCATGTAGTGGTTCCTGGCGAAGGACAATTCACTGATGAGCTGGCAAAAATGGGAATCGCCCACACCATCTATCCCTTCCGCCCCGTCGAATGGCGTCGTCCTCTCGACACACTGCGGACCACGCTTGCATGGCGGGAGTTATTTCAGCGGGTGAACCCCACACTTATTCACGCCAATGGCTTTGACCTGAGCCGCTCCTTCGCCCTAGGCGCTGCCAGCCTGCGCATCCCCTATATCACCCACGTGCGCTTTCCGGTACATGCACGGGGTATACGATGGGTGCTGCGCGGTCTACCACGGCCGTCGGCCTTTATTTTTAACAGTCAGGCGATGATGGATGTGATGTGGCCGCACATCTCTGCAATCTCCCCCAAAAGCAGACCCTACGTCGTTCACAATGCGGTCGACCTCGACAGCTTTACACCCGCTCCCTGGCCCGACGCCCCGCCTTATCGAGTGGGCATCACCGCCAATTTCGCGCCCTTCAAACGCCATGAGGATTTTCTACGCATGGCGGCAGAAATGGTCAAAACACGCCAAGATCTGGAATTCTGGATCGTGGGAGACGACACGGAAGGCTCAGGTCGGCGACTGGCATTAGAAAAACTCACCGCCGAGCTCGGGGTGACATCGTACGTCCACTTCTTGGGCCACCGGTCAGATATTCCGAACATTATGCGTCAACTGCATCTACTGGTTGTTCCTTCCCAATTCGAACCTTTCGGCCGAGTTGTGATTGAGGCGATGGCCTGCGGTCGGCCGGTGGTCGCTAGTCGTGACGGAGGGATTCCAGAAATTATCGATGATGGCGAAACCGGCCGCTTAATAGAGGTCGGCAACTACAAAGGATTCGCCCAAGCGGCCTTAGACCTTTTGGCGCGACGAGATCTCTGGGAAGGGATGGGCCGAAGAGCAGTCGAGGTCGTCCAATCCCGCTTCTCGATCGCCGCTCATGTGGCACGCACAGTAGAAATCTACAGGGAACTTAAAAAAGCTTGA